The Pecten maximus chromosome 12, xPecMax1.1, whole genome shotgun sequence genome includes a region encoding these proteins:
- the LOC117339017 gene encoding uncharacterized protein LOC117339017 produces the protein MRSLEHQYLKDDLVYVKNESRKTGVSPKLQPVWDGPYVVTNVLGPVVYEITGRRRCFVIHHDRLKPYKSEVVPAWVQKVKHDITSIENVSLDVIHEEENVVAPAVTVQEGNAIEEAPSEPCSPDGSLRSNSGDNGSPLNVGRVRQKPAKLDL, from the coding sequence ATGCGCAGTTTGGAACACCAATACCTTAAAGATGACTTGGTCTATGTGAAGAACGAAAGCCGCAAGACTGGCGTATCCCCGAAGTTACAACCAGTATGGGATGGACCATATGTGGTAACTAATGTACTAGGTCCTGTGGTTTATGAGATCACTGGGCGAAGGCGCTGCTTTGTCATCCATCATGACCGCCTGAAGCCTTACAAATCTGAAGTTGTACCGGCCTGGGTGCAGAAGGTGAAACATGACATCACCTCAATTGAGAATGTTTCACTTGATGTCATCCACGAGGAGGAAAATGTAGTAGCGCCGGCTGTCACTGTTCAGGAGGGCAACGCAATAGAAGAAGCACCAAGTGAGCCATGTTCTCCGGACGGATCACTGCGATCCAATTCCGGTGACAACGGCTCACCACTTAATGTCGGACGAGTTCGTCAGAAGCCTGCCAAACTGGACTTATAA